From Eptesicus fuscus isolate TK198812 chromosome 13, DD_ASM_mEF_20220401, whole genome shotgun sequence, the proteins below share one genomic window:
- the LOC103294665 gene encoding olfactory receptor 2D3-like: protein MGEENQTYVTEFIFLGLSQDPQTQVLLFFLFLIIYLLTVLGNLLIIVLTHLDSRLHTPMYFFLRNLSFADLCFSTTTVPQVLIHFLVKRKTISFVGCSTQIAVLLLVGCTECALLAVMSYDRYVAVCKPLHYSTIMTHWVCVQLATGSWASGAFVSLVDTTFTLRLPYRGNNIINHFFCEPPALLKLASADTYSTEMAIFAMGVVILLAPVSLILVSYWNIISTVVQMQSGEGRLKAFSTCGSHLIVVVLFYGSAIFAYMRPNSKIMNDRDKMISVFYSAVTPMLNPIIYSLRNKDVKGALRRVTAK, encoded by the coding sequence ATGGGAGAAGAAAACCAAACCTATGTGACTGAATTTATCTTCCTGGGCCTTTCACAGGATCCACAGACACAAGTCCtactcttcttcctttttctgatCATCTACCTGCTGACTGTGCTGGGAAACCTGCTCATCATTGTGCTCACTCACCTGGACTCCAGactccacacacccatgtactttTTCCTTAGAAACTTGTCTTTTGCTGATCTCTGTTTTTCCACTACTACAGTCCCCCAGGTGCTAATCCACTTCCTGGTAAAGAGGAAAACCATTTCCTTTGTTGGGTGCTCAACACAAATAGCTGTTTTACTTCTGGTTGGGTGTACAGAGTGTGCTCTGCTGGCAGTGATGTCCTATGACCGGTATGTGGCTGTCTGCAAGCCCCTGCACTACTCCACCATCATGACACATTGGGTATGTGTCCAGCTGGCTACAGGGTCCTGGGCCAGTGGAGCGTTTGTGTCTCTGGTGGACACCACATTCACATTGCGTCTTCCCTACCGAGGGAACAATATCATTAACCATTTTTTTTGTGAGCCTCCTGCACTCCTGAAGCTAGCTTCAGCAGATACCTACAGCACAGAAATGGCCATCTTTGCAATGGGTGTGGTCATTCTCTTAGCTCCTGTCTCCCTGATCCTTGTCTCCTACTGGAATATTATCTCCACTGTGGTCCAGATGCAGTCTGGGGAGGGAAGGCTCAAGGCTTTCTCTACCTGTGGCTCCCATCTCATTGTTGTTGTCCTATTCTATGGCTCAGCAATATTTGCCTATATGAGGCCAAACTCCAAGATAATGAATGACAGGGATAAAATGATCTCTGTCTTTTATTCTGCAGTGacacccatgctgaaccccaTCATTTACAGTCTGAGGAACAAGGATGTCAAAGGGGCTCTAAGGAGAGTGACTGCAAAATAG